The Ornithorhynchus anatinus isolate Pmale09 chromosome 16, mOrnAna1.pri.v4, whole genome shotgun sequence genome contains the following window.
CCGTTTCCACAGGCGAGACACCCCAGCGAGAGAAATAAACTACTTACAAGCCTCCGACCAGCATCACCTGCAGCGGGGCATGCAAGAACTGGATTCTCTGTGAGGAAACACACAAAAGGATTCACACCTCTTCCAATGATTCACCTCTTCCCACTGACCCACCCCCTTGGCAGGAAAAGGGTTAAGGCCCCTCCTGTTCACTTTAATCAACTGCCATCAGTCTCTCCTTTTAGtttcccatccccccttctccactcccctccccaaaccacccAGGCTATACCTGTTAGCCTCCCCCCAGGTATCTGCCGGGGAGCTTTCTGGAACTCCCACAGGAAGATCTCCCTATTTTCAGTCTCcaaaaacagaaacagaacaGGCCACTTGTTTGCCCTGTCTATTTAcattctgagagaagcagcgtggcctaggggatagaggatggacctgggagtcagaaggacctgggttctaatcccggatccgtcccttgtctactgcatgaccctcgacaagtcatttaatttctcagtgcctcagttacctcatctgtaaaatggagattaagactgtgagccccatgtgggacagggactgtgtccaacccgatttgcttgaatctactccagggcttagcagagtgcctggcacatagtaagtgcttaacaaataccacaatattacaGACGGGGCAACTGAGGCTTctggggagggagtgggtttggccaagaactgactcatGCCGGTGACTGTTCTGCCCCCCAGAAACCCAGACCTTGTGTGTCTTAAAAGTTAACAGAATATGGTTTAGGTTGGCTTGTTACTTTGTTTCCCAAAGGCAACTTGCCACTGGGTATGGAGAGGCCCAGAGGGTTGCTTAGTGTAGCAGGGAAAGAATGAGACAGAAGGAGGAATGCTTGCAGATgttaaggagaggaagaaaatcaCTCACCTTTATGAAGGAAAACTTCTCCAGTCTTTCCATTATGATTGGTAACACAACTAAATCAAGAGAGAGGAACAGAGTTAGTGAAaatgacctctccttctccccagattTTCCTCCCAAACACTACAAATGTAATGGTCACTCCTCCTTACTGTTCTGGGCCTGTTGGGGAGAGAAGATACAAGGGTACTCAGGAACCcagggggctctttccacctgggtTCCATGGGTGTTCTCTGGGCGGGGAGGGTGACAGAATATTTTTTCAACTAGGGTTCTTGGCTCAAAACAAGACTCAGCCCTGACCCCGGGCCTACATCTCCCTTCAAAACCAGCCTGAACAAGATGGCCCTTCCAACGCAGATAATTTGGCAAAGATTGACTGCCCTGCCCTGGGGGAAACTCTCTCAACCTTCCCCAAGAAAGCATTCCCCTGTACCAAAGAAACAACCAGAATTTCCACTGACTGCACAACTTCCACCTGTTCCACctgtgggggaggaggcaggattccCACAAGAGAAACTGAACCACCCCCGCCACATACACCCCTACCATGCCTTACTCATGCCAGGAGCTGCCATGGTGATGCGGGAAATGACCACTTGGGAGATGCCTATGGCTGCAGCTCTCTGAGGGCAAAACAGAGATGTGTCAGTACCCGAGGCAGGGACTCTGGCACCCAGCTAGCAGGTGGTGGGTGAAGGAGGCTGCCCAGCCCAGCACTGGCCTCCTCCCAGATCATTTCTCCGACAGCCCTCACTCTCCAGTTTGATCCCATTAGAAAGACtctgaaagagagaggggagacggggTCCTCTAACCCACACGTCTCTCTAGCTTAACCCCCGACATCCTCAGATATCAGAGAACTGGAAATGCCACACCCAGGGCAAAGGGACAATGAAgcaatgaataatgatgatagtaagaagaataatagtatttgataagcatttactacatgcaagcactaggggagatacaagttatgcaggtcagacacagtccctgttccacatggggctcacagcttaagggggagggagaagaggagtagaggaagagagggaagatgactgtacatatatatacatgtgtatatatacatatatatatatacacacacacacatatataaaacatataatttataatgtactatatatgtgcacatatacatatgtgtatataaagtatattataaattatttatttattcatatctccccctcgagactaagctcattatgcgcggggaatttgtctgctaattctgtggtactgtactctcccaagcatctagcacagtgctctgcacataataaggactcaataaatacaactgattgatcgatattgTGATACACTTCCCCGTTTAAACCCCAGCTCCGGCCTGGCTGCTTGCAGGCCCTGGAGGAAGGGTTTTCCTACTGCAACATCACAAggaatctccctctccccttctccgatCTCATCCAGAAAGCAGCTTCCAGCTTACCCTGGAGAAACCGAGCTcattgttgttcttgtctgtgacGGCAATTCCTCGGATGATCTCCCTAGactcagagagggaggaaggagatcgTCAGAGAACTGTGGGCCCTGGGGAAGCAAGGGCTTTTCAAGGCAAGGGAAGCTCTAATCCAAGGAACACATCCAGCTTAGTTACTTTCCACAAATCGGGTCAGAGAGACTGCAGAGACAATCAGCAGCCACACTTTGATCTTATGGTTCAGAGCTTCCTGTCCCTATATCTCGCtccttctccaccctcaccaGACATCACCGATGACCTGCTCGGCTTCCATACTAGATGGCCAAATCACCCAGGGCACGCAGCTCAATGCCCAGGGAAAGGGGCCAACAACTTTCTCTAGGCACAATCCCCTAGAGTGACTCCCACTTACTCCTTctgcccttccaagccctacggATGCCAACACCATCCCAAGATTCCCCCAGACGTGGCTGGGCTCCTCTCGATTCTACTTTACTAGAGGACTgcctggggaggagagaacaCTTGTCGGTGTCCATGAGGAGTTGACGGGATGACACAAGAAAGATGTGGCCTGGGCACCATCTTCCCTTCCTTGACATGAGGGGTGGTTCCAACGGGGCTGCAGGGAGTGGGATGTGCCCAACTGCTCCTCAGCTAAGAGATAGGGTTGAGAAGAGTGAGGAGGGCAGGTGGAAGGGGGTGGTCATGGGTTGGAAAAAGAGAGATGTAAGAAGCCACAACGGTACCACTcttcactccagactgtaagcacaccGCAGGGAACctgcccactaattctgttgtattgtgctctcccaagcgcttaggacaatgctctgcacatagtaagtacttagtaaattaccagtgagtgattgagtgattcaTCTTTCACTCCCCAGTCAGTGTTGCTACTCAGGTGAAGTTGCAGTTGTGAGCCAAGGACTCAGGAcgccccaggcccggccctgcCTGTGACTTCTGGGGTGCCCCCCAGCCATTTATGCAACTCCCCCGGCTTCCTGCCAACCCCTGACCCCGGGCCTCGCTGAGGCACTAAAACCAGCCAAGACACAAGGGTGACCGACTCGAGGCCTCGGGGGTCCCTGGCggccctcccaccttcccccataCTCACTGCTGCCTCATCATGGGAATGTTCACACAGTTGGCGGCAGCCACAGCTGCAAAGGGCACCCAGCGGGCCACCAGGGGCGGGGCTCTCTGCAAGGGGACAGTGGGTAACAAGACCAGTCAGTGGGGCAGTGAGCCAGGGGACTAGAACACCTACAGCTTCCTCTCCTTATTACCCAGCTCCGGCAGCAGCTCGTGGGGGGGAAGTCAGGGTAGGAAGGTAGGGATACTGGGGCACAGTCGAACCCTTGGAGGCATAGGAACAGAGGCACCGGGgctcaaaactctccatcccagGTCTGGGGAAGGCCCTCTGGTATGGCgcctggtgcttagtaagtgttaacaaagaccatcatcggTATTAGGCGGAGGCAGAAGGTGGACAGGAGCGAAGCAGGCGGGCACCCTGCATCACTAACCTATAGCTCGGGGCCAAGAGGAGCCCAATCCCGCCTTAGAAGCCAagcttctccccagccccctcctcacccccaaagcCACGTAAAACGCTCCAAGAGAAGCCGGATCAAGTCCCCCGGCTCCGGCAACggttcctgcccctccctggctAGCGGCCGGAGGAGCCAGGGATAGGAGGCTTCCGCAGCCCTGCCCCTGGCTCTGCTTCCCAAAATGCCCCGGGTGTCCCTGAACCCCCGGCCTTGATCCCGAAGGAGCTAAgattccccctccaaccccacccggGGTTCCCAAAGCAATCCTGGGAATGCTCCAAATCCACCGGGGcctttcccccagcctctgcTGCCCCCTAGCGCCGGCCCGTCCCCGACCATACCTTGGTGTACAGATTCAATCCCACTGCCGTAACCAGCGCAGTACTCGTCGCAGTAAAATAGGCCACTGCCATCTGCctaaagggggaagaaagagagacacCCCCTCAGGAAGACCTGGCTGGAACCCCGGTTCCAACGCCATCCCACGGGCAAAGGGATCTCCCCAGCTGCCACCGCACAGAGACGGCGGAGGAGTCGgtggcggggggtcggggggacaaTAATTATAACAGTTGCGATATTCGTTAGGCGTTTCCTCTGTCCCAAGTAGTGTACTAGGCGCTGGAATGGAGACGATAGCAACAGGTCAAAGTGTGAGCCCAGCTACGTCAAAGAACACAGGGCTGCGAataagtctgagaagcagcgaggcctagtggatgaattagacctgggttctaattccagatctgccacttgtaacgttgggtgagtcacttcccttctctgtgcctcagttacctgatctgtcaaatggagattaagaccgagagccccgcaggggacgcggactgtgtccgatctgactatctcgtttctaccccattgtttagtgtaATGCCTagtgcatagtgagcacttaatagatgccatttaaaaaaagcaagaaaaaaggaTCTGCAGAGCAAAGGAAGGCCATCCTGTCTTTCATAGCCCTGAGCCCTTCAAGGCCACAAACGCCACCAGTTCCTGGGCCAGAGAAAGCACTCAGGGGGTGGGTGGATGAATAAGTGActtgggagaagaagggagggacccCTTTCCGAAGTTGCTTTCGTTTCCCAAAAAACTGGAGGCCGCATCTGGTAACCCTAATCTGGCCGGGAGGAACCCTGCCGGCCTCTGTCAGTTTCTCTGGCCAAATCCTCTATTCCTCTGCCACCTTTCAGGTGAGAACCCTGGCTGGAAGACCAGGGGGCCATGTGGGCTTCCTTTGCCTGAATCTCTAAGCCCTGAGAGACAGGCCTGGGACAACATGTAAGAACTAGGAAGCAGGTGTCCAGAGGGTAAGATTGCCTAAGCATAATGACATCGTCCAGATTTTATCCTCACCTGCCCTGGAGGTCACAATCATCATAACATCTACTTGAAAGGCTGTCCCTGCCTttacccctctccccgtcccactGGTGGCTGCTCAGTTGGGCAATGATACTGGCAGTGCCAGAGCCAGGGTGGGGAGGTTCTGCATCCCCACTCCCGGGAGAGCGGCCCCCTTACCTGCCTCCAGCTTGGTTAGGATTCCAGAAACAACATGCTCCACAGCACTGGGGAGAAAATATCCTTTCACATCCCTCCCTTGTCCTCCCTGACAAGACGTAGCCCCTAAGGAAAAAGCAACAGGGCCTGGACTGTGAGAGGCCaacaggatgggaggaggagagaggaaagcctGGAAAGGGTCACATACGTGACGGAGATCGGGGAGGCCGCGTTCCGGTTGGTATAGTTGACTAGGGCATTGAACGACTGATTCACCCACTGCCAGAACACTACCGCGGGCACCGTCCTGTCAGGGAGACAAGGAAGAGGTTGGTGAAAAAAATTCAATACATGACCCTACTCCAGAGACTATGGGTCACGCTGGGCCCCccaagtcagtcaatcttatttaatgagctcttactatgtgcagagcactatattgagcgcttgggagagtcagtataAGAACaaagtggctgagtggaaagagcacgggctttggagtcagggctcatgagttcgaatcccagctctgcgacttgtcagctgtgtgactgtgggcaagtcacttaacttctctgggtctcagttccctcatctgtaaaatggggattaagactgtgagccccatgtgagacaacctgattcccctgtgcctaccccagcgcttagaacagtgctctgcacatagtaagcgcttaacaaaataccaacagacatactccctgcccacaacgagcttacagtttaaagtctTCATCATTTTAGTCAGACTCTTCCAAACTTTAACGAACCATGCTAGGAATCCGAGGGTATGGACACCCCGGAAACTGTCTCTGACCACACCCCCCCAACTTGCCACCTTCTCtggggggaaaagtggggctccctCAGCCCTGCCCCTTCTCACCTATAAAACTGGAGCATGCAGCCGGTGATGGCCATTCCCCCAGGGACCTGGAATGACATGCGCCCAATCACATTCATCTTGTCACCGGTGTCTGGATGGAAGGCCGAGTCATAAAGCTTCTTGGCATAGAGCAGCTGATCCTGGTTGGTGCCTGGGGGCACTCTGCCCAGTCTGCCTCCCCCGTGCCGGGAAAACAGAGTTAGCCTCCCAGGAGAATTGACCACCCTTCCTTgagtgccacccccaccccacccctctgaCAGGGCAGGACCGCGCCAAAGATCCTTACATGGGACCTGTGGATCCCCCAGTCCATTGCTAGAAAGCCCACCGCTGCTTCAGTTCTGCTGCAGGCCCTCCATACTGCTACTCACCGGCTGCTCTCCACCAGCACTTTGGCCTGGTCTAGTTCCTGCTCCGACACCAGGGCCGTCCTGGGGTCGGTGATGTTGAAGAAGTGCTTCACCCGCCCTAAAAAGGTCCTCTGGTCCCAGAGAGGGGCGTCAATGTTGAACTCGGAGGAGGCTGGCTTCATCTCCGCGGAGGACAAAAgactagagggagggggagacaggcaccacaGGGTTAAGCCCTGTGGAGGCCtgagtagtagtattcattcaataatatttattgagtgcttactatgtgcagagcactgtactaagcgcttggaatgtacatttcggcaacagatggagacaatccctgcccaatgatgggctcgcagttTTGCAGCGGCAGCAGCTGCAGCATTTCCTAGGCACCCAtgtggtgcagtgcactgtactagatgcttaagaagtccagaataaagaagtgccatgtccctgaccacaaggaggctTACCTTCTCGCCAGGgaagacaagcataaaaatatttacaagacaAGTTGGAGAAATGTTGAGCTGAGTacttacaactagagtggtcaaaataaatatctGAGCAAGTGTCTGTATGAGTGTTGAGGAGGGGATAAAAAAGTTCACAAGTGCTACATGTTGGCTGATGGAACGCCATGGCTGATATGACTGAGCGGCCAACACTTGCCAATGCCTACTAGCCCAGGCCAGCCCACCTACCCACCCACCATGATCATCAGATTCGGGctgagacttagtggaaagatcgtgggcctgtaaatcagaagacctggattctaatcccgggcccaACACacatctgccatgtgatcttgggcaagtcacttaacttctctgtgtttcagttccctcatcggcaaaatggggattcagcaccttttctccctcctacggtagactatgagccccatttgggtcctgattatcttgtatctattccagtgcttagtcgagtgcttggcacatattaagagctcaataaatattgcaatTATCCTCAGCACAGGGCCCCGCTCCTACCCGAAGGGGAAAAGGTGGCCGAAATGCAGGTTCTGCCCTGCGAGGCGGGCAGTCTTAGCAGGCAGAAGCtgggggggtaggggtggggagggacaggggactcTAAGCAAAAAGCTGTATCAGCTCCCTGGCACTGTTCCTGGACCACAGCTCCTCCTTCTGCCTGCCAACAAAGCAACCCTGGCAGGTCTGTTTGTGAAGAGGTGGGGGATGCCCTGAAAGGGGGTGTACCCTGAAACCCATATGCCCCTCTAGTCAACTCTATGCTTGACTTCCATAAATTACTTTTattttaatgacaataataataattagaatacttctcccacctccccagtcaTGCCTTCCCACTGGCTTCAGAAGTACTTATTTATCCTGTTATTGGCTTACATATTCACTTGTCTAAACTGGCCTCTCACTCTTAAGCATACTGGTTAAATTTATGTCTACAgtcttcccccattaaattgAAAGCACCTGGAGGCAGGAATCCATTTAAAGGCTCttccctaatacagtgctctgggcacacagtagatgctgagGACAATAGCCACTCCTCCAAGCCCCTCTAGATCAGACAAGGCCAGTCAGCCAGAACACCTTGGGGCCTTCACTCTTTACTTTTAAACTTGGGAAACTACTCCTCCATTAGTGACTTAGTGTGAACAGGGGCAGGTTCCAACAGGAAGTCCAAACTATTTAACCCCTTGGCACACCTCAACTACTGCTTGCCTATCACTCAGGTAAACAATTACATagtacacatacatatacaagatataaaacaataataataataataaaagtatttgttaagcgcttactaagtcccaggcactgtactaagcactggagtgaatacgagGAAActgaaatggacacagtccctgtcccatctggggctcacaatctcaatccccattacacagatgaggtaactgaggcacagagaagtgacttgcccaagatcacccagtagataagtggcagagtcggaattagaacccatgaccttctggctcccaggtccgtgctctacccactaagccatgctgcttctctaaacatatacatatgtgtgtatatataaacacatacatctacatatgtaaaatgagaagcaacgtggcctgggggGTGagtaagggtctgggagtcaggggacctaaattctaatcccaactccaccacatacctgctgtggctttaggcaagtcacttaacttccctgtgccttattttcctcatctgtaaattggggattaaatagctggtCTTCCTCTCTCAGAGGGAAGGGGACTCTGATTTAGCCAGTTACAGAgtgtataataagtgcttaaaaattaccgttattattagtagtagtgataataataaagacaatCAATagaatctgtgtgcagagcagtctttcTGCTTCAAATTATACTGAGGAAGAATGTGAGAgtatacctaagtgctaaggagattGTGGAAATTTAAACGcttaggaggagcagaagggctgaagtggcaattgGAGATTATAAagtgaagggagatgagagatgaatggggaaggcctcctgaaggagacgtgatccctgaagggctttaaagaggggaagacctGTGGTCTATCAGAAATGAGGTGGGAGGGCTTGGTGGGAGAGGCTAGAACAAGGCACCTAGAGCAGATAAGGTGGAGAACAACTGTGATGAGCTTTGGGGAAAATACATCTGAATCAGATGCCTGGATCCTTGCCCTACCTGAGACTAGAACAGAGcagaggagacaggcactaaaataaattacagctctgaGTAAACAAATAGGGTATAAAAGTAGATAGCACCTAACTCAAAAACCCCTGTAGTCCTTAAGTAGTTAGATGTtgcggaagtgctgaagtggcagtggcAGAGATCTGTCTTAAATTCTCCCTTAAAATTCTCCACAGTGCCTCATTTTAACCATTTTAATTTCCCAAAGCTCCCTTCCATCAAGTCTTTCATTTGTCCACACTTTCTGGCAAGGCAGGGGAGGACCGGtattattagccccattttacacacgaggaaacTCAGGGAGGATGAATAACTTGTCCACAGACACCCAGTAGGTGACCCTGGACTTTAGACTAGACTACAATGTACTGTAAAACCTTTAAACTGAactataaatttgttgtgggagggaaatgtgtctaccaacgctgttggtatttcattttctcccaagcgcttagtacagtgctctgcacccagtaagcactcaataaatagcactgattgactaaaAGAACCAGGACTACTCCTGACTTCCACTCTTTTCACTGGATTAACATGCCTACCACAAATGGGGGAGTTTAATCCTCTAGTTTCTTCCTGTTACTAAGGCCTTCTGTTCTTCTTCACCCCCTTCCCTGAGACCACCACTTATCTGGGGCTGGTGCCAAGAGAGCGCAAAACTCCTCCAGCATAGGAGAACTACTTCCCAACTCTCCCTTCTTGTATCCGATCCCAGCAAAGGGAGTAAAGGTGGAATCAGAAACACTGAGCCCTTGATCCCTTGGCTAATAACTAGAAGCCAGTGACCCTTCCCAACATGCAAAGGTCACTGGAAGGCAGGTGCTGGCCAGAGACCCAGAGCCCCTTTCTTGGATGTCAGTAAGCAAACAATCAGAGGTAAAGGGCTCGGGTTCCCTCCCCTCTGAatgaagcccatgaccttggacaacaAAGCCTCAGGCCTAGTTTCTACTTCTTTGGTACTTCCTTAGTCATCTGGCACCAGCAAGAACATTTAAGGATCTATGTTTCAGAAAACTCAGACTCAAGTCAGATTTTTGAGTGCACCCCATTTGGCAAACCCAGCAGCTGAACTTTGGAATGGTTTCCAGAGTCGGCGGTCCCCAGGAACGACACTCCTTTAGTCAACACAAAGGGCCCAAGTTGCCCAAGTTCCAGGGAAAGACCCCCTAGCCCCTCTCCCACTTTCAGAGCCCAATGTTTGCAATATTTAGGGTTCGATTTCAAATCAAACCCCAACACCAAGCAGCCCAGGGCCCCGACCAGGACCCTCACCAGCTGTAGATGGTTAACAAAAGAAAGCTGTGTACCCtaacccctctctcttcctctgaaccAAGCGATCAACACCTTCCACCCTGTCTGACCCATTCTTGTACTAAACCCAATTCGTGAGTGTGCTGGAAGCTCCAGAAACTAAGGAGGTTAACCACCAAGGTACCTAGGGCCTTCTCCTCTGGCCCATGCCCACCCTGGTCCCAGGAAGGAGCCCCTGGCTGGGCTCAGGTGACAGGGAAGGAGTGAGTGATGTGAGTCCTAAAGGAAACCAAAAACTGAGAGGGATGAAAATGTAACCAGAAAGAACTGAGCCCCCAAAAGCAAATCCAGGACCTCCAGTTTTAGCCTTCTCTAcaacttgctgtgtaaccttaggaaagtcacttaacttctctttgcctcagttacctcatgagtaaaatggggattaaggctgcgagctccatgtgggacagggactgtgcccgacagGATTAGCTTTATATCATCTCCCCTACGGctcagtacggtccctggcacataataagcacttaaatgccataaaaaaaaccctggaGTTGACCGAGGTGGGTCAGGACCCttctcctctggcctagaaacTGCATCTCTCAATCAAATcacgggggaggggaaagatgctCAACCCAGTTCTGTTTTGGGGAGCAGGTACCCCTCAAACCAAAAGTGACTTAACGATCAACTTCCTTAAAAACACTTCCCCTTTGGAACAAGAGTTGCTCT
Protein-coding sequences here:
- the SFXN2 gene encoding sideroflexin-2 isoform X1, with amino-acid sequence MKPASSEFNIDAPLWDQRTFLGRVKHFFNITDPRTALVSEQELDQAKVLVESSRLGRVPPGTNQDQLLYAKKLYDSAFHPDTGDKMNVIGRMSFQVPGGMAITGCMLQFYRTVPAVVFWQWVNQSFNALVNYTNRNAASPISVTGYVLSGRTREGCERIFSPQCCGACCFWNPNQAGGRQMAVAYFTATSTALVTAVGLNLYTKRAPPLVARWVPFAAVAAANCVNIPMMRQQEIIRGIAVTDKNNNELGFSRRAAAIGISQVVISRITMAAPGMIVLPIIMERLEKFSFIKRIQFLHAPLQVMLVGGFLIFMVPVACALFPQRCEMAVSYLEPALRESIAAKYGDKVPHVYFNKGL
- the SFXN2 gene encoding sideroflexin-2 isoform X2, giving the protein MKPASSEFNIDAPLWDQRTFLGRVKHFFNITDPRTALVSEQELDQAKVLVESSRLGRVPPGTNQDQLLYAKKLYDSAFHPDTGDKMNVIGRMSFQVPGGMAITGCMLQFYRTVPAVVFWQWVNQSFNALVNYTNRNAASPISVTQMAVAYFTATSTALVTAVGLNLYTKRAPPLVARWVPFAAVAAANCVNIPMMRQQEIIRGIAVTDKNNNELGFSRRAAAIGISQVVISRITMAAPGMIVLPIIMERLEKFSFIKRIQFLHAPLQVMLVGGFLIFMVPVACALFPQRCEMAVSYLEPALRESIAAKYGDKVPHVYFNKGL